From a region of the Fischerella sp. JS2 genome:
- a CDS encoding histidine phosphatase family protein: MSQIIWIARHANRLDFVNPDWFLTAERRYDPPLSEDGFIQAKQLANRLKREKIAHIFASPFLRTVQTANAVAEVLDLPIKLETGLSEWLNPAWMTENPQKLSIPALTKLFPRIDISYTPRIAANYPETQQQVRARSGQTARCLATEYSPDNILLVGHGASVLGAAMGLVGEIAVTEVKASLCSLVKVVRQHPEWFLELKGDTSHLTQVEEFVRFN, from the coding sequence ATGAGTCAAATCATTTGGATAGCAAGACACGCTAACCGCCTTGATTTTGTTAACCCTGATTGGTTTCTTACCGCCGAACGACGTTACGATCCGCCTTTGTCTGAAGATGGCTTCATCCAAGCAAAGCAGCTAGCTAATCGCCTCAAGCGAGAAAAAATTGCCCATATTTTCGCTTCGCCTTTCTTGCGAACAGTACAAACTGCAAACGCTGTTGCAGAAGTTCTAGATTTACCAATTAAACTAGAAACTGGTTTGAGTGAATGGCTTAATCCTGCTTGGATGACAGAGAACCCACAAAAACTCTCTATCCCTGCCCTAACTAAATTATTTCCTAGAATAGATATTAGCTACACACCCCGCATTGCTGCTAATTACCCAGAAACTCAACAACAAGTGCGGGCGCGTTCTGGACAAACTGCTAGATGTCTAGCTACAGAATACTCTCCAGACAATATTTTACTGGTGGGACACGGTGCATCCGTACTCGGGGCAGCTATGGGACTTGTTGGGGAAATTGCTGTAACAGAAGTTAAAGCTTCTTTGTGTAGTTTAGTAAAAGTTGTGCGTCAACATCCTGAATGGTTTCTCGAACTTAAGGGAGATACTTCTCACTTAACTCAAGTAGAGGAATTCGTTCGGTTTAATTAA
- a CDS encoding glucokinase, with translation MSLLLAGDIGGTKTILRLMEETEAPLLRTVYEQRYRSGDFLDLVPIVQQFLVAANTPTPQKACFAIAGPIVHNTAKLTNLAWFLDAERLQQQLGITHVSLINDFTAVAYGILGLEAQDFYTLQTGKSNPNAPIGIIGAGTGLGQGFLIKQGNFYQAFPSEGGHADFAPRTELEFQLLKYLLDKHSIQRVSVERVVSGLGIVSIYQFLRDRKIDDESPEIAQIVRTWEQEAGKQEKSVDPGAAIGNAALQGSDRLCEQTMQLFIEAYGAEAGNLALKLLPYGGLYVAGGIAPKILSLIQKGDFLFNFTHKGRMRPLLEEIPVHVVTNQQVGLIGAAIYAARL, from the coding sequence ATGAGTTTACTACTAGCAGGAGACATCGGCGGGACGAAAACCATTCTACGACTGATGGAGGAAACAGAAGCACCTCTTTTACGTACAGTCTATGAGCAACGTTACCGCAGTGGTGATTTTCTCGATTTAGTGCCAATAGTACAACAGTTTTTGGTCGCAGCTAATACGCCGACACCCCAAAAAGCTTGTTTTGCGATCGCTGGGCCTATAGTTCACAATACTGCCAAGCTCACTAATTTAGCCTGGTTTCTCGATGCCGAACGTCTGCAACAACAACTTGGTATTACTCATGTTTCTTTAATTAATGATTTTACTGCTGTTGCCTATGGGATTTTAGGCTTGGAAGCACAAGACTTTTATACACTTCAAACTGGGAAATCCAATCCAAACGCACCGATTGGGATTATTGGTGCTGGTACTGGTTTAGGACAAGGATTTCTAATCAAACAGGGAAATTTTTATCAAGCTTTTCCTTCTGAAGGTGGACATGCTGATTTTGCCCCTCGGACTGAGTTAGAGTTTCAACTGTTGAAATATTTGCTGGATAAACATAGTATCCAGCGCGTTTCTGTGGAACGAGTAGTTTCTGGGTTAGGAATTGTTTCTATTTACCAATTTTTACGCGATCGCAAAATTGACGACGAATCACCGGAGATTGCCCAAATAGTCAGAACTTGGGAACAAGAGGCTGGAAAACAAGAAAAAAGCGTCGATCCGGGTGCTGCTATTGGTAATGCTGCCTTACAAGGAAGCGATCGCCTTTGTGAACAAACAATGCAGTTATTTATAGAAGCTTACGGCGCGGAAGCAGGCAACCTTGCTCTCAAACTCCTCCCTTACGGTGGTTTATATGTTGCTGGTGGTATTGCCCCAAAAATTCTGTCTTTAATTCAAAAAGGTGATTTCCTATTTAATTTCACCCATAAAGGTAGAATGCGCCCTCTGCTAGAAGAAATACCAGTACATGTTGTAACAAATCAACAAGTTGGTTTGATAGGTGCTGCTATTTACGCTGCTAGGTTATAG
- a CDS encoding glycoside hydrolase 100 family protein has protein sequence MQLEDRVTIENVEQEAWEVLEKSIMYYNGRPVGTIAAIDSTVDALNYDQCFIRDFVSSALLFLIKGKTEIVRNFLEETLKLQPKENQLDAYKPGRGLIPASFKVVVSPSGEEYLEADFGEHAIARVTPVDSCFWWVILLRAYVVATKDYSLAYQSDFQHGIKLIMELSLGTRFDMYPTLLVPDGACMIDRRLGIYGHPLEIQSLFYAALCAGRELLVCQGNQDIVTAIDNRLPLLRAHIRKHYWIDLNRLNAIYRYKGEEYGKGAVNQFNIYVDSLPYCELDRWLPRTGGYLAGNVGPSQMDTRFFALGNLVAVISDLASEEQSQAIMTLIEKRWEDLVGDMPMKITFPALENEEYRIITGCDPKNIPWSYHNGGNWPVLMWMLAAAAIKTNRVCLAERAIEIAQTRLKDDEWPEYYDGRRGRLQGKQARKYQIWTVAGFLLAKELINNPSWLPLVSFEPFTAEQISRACEFELNSFDT, from the coding sequence ATGCAATTAGAAGACAGGGTAACAATTGAAAATGTAGAACAAGAAGCATGGGAAGTTTTAGAAAAATCAATTATGTACTATAACGGTCGTCCAGTAGGAACGATCGCAGCCATTGATAGTACAGTAGATGCGCTCAATTATGACCAATGCTTTATTAGAGATTTTGTCTCTTCCGCTCTACTATTTCTCATTAAAGGTAAAACAGAAATTGTTCGTAACTTTCTAGAAGAAACTTTAAAGTTACAACCAAAAGAGAATCAGTTGGATGCCTATAAACCCGGTCGAGGCTTGATTCCAGCGAGCTTCAAAGTAGTTGTATCTCCAAGTGGTGAAGAATATTTAGAAGCTGATTTTGGAGAACATGCGATCGCCAGAGTCACACCAGTAGATTCGTGTTTTTGGTGGGTAATACTACTACGTGCTTATGTAGTAGCTACAAAAGATTATTCATTAGCATATCAAAGCGATTTTCAACACGGCATCAAGTTAATTATGGAGCTATCTTTAGGGACACGTTTTGATATGTATCCTACCCTGTTGGTTCCAGACGGTGCTTGTATGATTGACCGTCGTCTAGGTATCTACGGGCATCCTTTAGAAATTCAATCTCTATTTTATGCTGCATTGTGTGCTGGGCGAGAACTGCTAGTTTGCCAAGGCAATCAAGATATTGTTACAGCCATTGATAACCGCCTACCTCTTTTACGCGCTCATATTCGTAAACATTATTGGATAGACTTAAATCGCCTCAATGCTATTTATCGCTACAAAGGTGAAGAGTATGGTAAAGGGGCTGTCAATCAATTCAATATATATGTAGATTCGCTTCCTTATTGTGAATTAGATCGGTGGCTACCAAGAACAGGTGGTTATCTAGCAGGAAATGTCGGTCCATCACAGATGGATACCCGCTTTTTCGCATTAGGAAACTTGGTTGCGGTTATTTCTGATCTTGCAAGCGAAGAACAATCGCAAGCCATTATGACTTTAATCGAGAAACGCTGGGAAGATTTAGTCGGAGATATGCCGATGAAAATTACTTTCCCTGCCTTAGAAAATGAAGAATATAGAATTATTACTGGCTGCGATCCGAAAAATATACCTTGGTCTTATCACAACGGCGGCAATTGGCCCGTTTTAATGTGGATGTTGGCAGCAGCCGCAATTAAAACTAATAGAGTGTGTCTAGCAGAAAGAGCAATTGAAATTGCCCAAACCCGCCTCAAGGATGATGAATGGCCAGAATATTACGATGGTAGAAGAGGGCGACTACAAGGCAAACAAGCTAGAAAATATCAAATATGGACTGTTGCAGGCTTCTTATTAGCAAAAGAATTGATTAATAATCCTTCTTGGTTGCCATTAGTCAGCTTTGAACCATTTACAGCAGAACAGATTTCTAGGGCTTGTGAATTTGAACTCAACAGCTTTGACACTTGA